Below is a genomic region from Brassica oleracea var. oleracea cultivar TO1000 chromosome C9, BOL, whole genome shotgun sequence.
TAATTTTAGTTAACATTTTTATTCAATCTGATATTTAAATATTTGATGAAAGAAATAAGATTTATTTGAAGAAAAATGCTATGTTTTGGGGTGTTAAACTTTTATTTGTTTCTTTTGTTCTTTTGGGCTCAGTGGTGTTAATTTGTTCAGGGTAGAAATAGTAAAAAAAATAAATATTAAAGTTTCAAACGAGGTTTAAACAAATAAGATGTCACTTTTAGTTCCATTATTATGTACTTTTATGAGAAATCGATTACGGGCATGGTTTTCCCGCTGCCATCCGCAAACGCAGCTTTTGCGGTTGTTGGCGTTTTGCAATAATCACTTGAACTGCTCTAAACCACTTCAAACCATTATAAATTTCTTAAATTTAAAAGCTGGTTTTAACTAGCGTTTACGGTTACGGACGGCTGGGGAGGGTAATTTTTTCTCTAAAACGATATAAATACAAAAATAAAAATAAAAAATTTAAATTGAAATAATAGAAATACTAAAATATATCTTTTCTATTTAAATTTATACTATAAATTTTCAAAATAAAATTATTTTCTATAATTTTTAAAAAATTTAAAATATTATTTTAAAAATATTATTTTTATATTTATTATATATTATGATGTTTAATATTTTATAATTTTATAAAATGTAAATATTATTAATTTATTATTTAACCACTATTGTATTTGTTGGTTAATCAGTCATAAGTATCCCACAAACGCACAAATTTTTAACCGCACTACCAGTCGTACAAATCACTTAAGACCGTTTAAAACTGCAACTACCCGCATCCGTAAACTTCCGCAACCGCACACCAGTCATGCCCTATATCACTTTTTTAAAATAGGTGCAATCAAAAATACTCTTAACATCTAAGTTTAAGGTTTAGGTGACAAGATTAGGTTTATGAACTTTTATAAATGATTATAAAGTTTTTACAAATAATTAAAAAGAATAAGTTTAGTTTTTTTTTCTACATAAATTTAGTTGTTAGTAATAAAAGAACTAAAATATTATAGTTTGCTTTATTCATATACGCAATTGTTATTTGATTAGATGCCATTTTAGTGCTTCACCAAAGTAATTTACCTAAATAACTTCAAAATTAATCGAACTTTGAAAGGGTAAAAGATAATCTTTTCGAAATATAAATTTTGCAGTGAGTCGGAGTTAGTAAAAGAGATTGTCGCGGATGTGCGTGAGAAGCTGATTCCCACGGGTTTGGTAGGGTTCTACTCGAGGTTTGTCGAGATAGAAAACTTGCTATGGAAGCAATCTAAAGGCTATTGCCGTTTAGGGATCTGGGGAATGCCTGGCATAGGCAAAACAACCATTGCTCAAGCAGCCTTTGACCTATTGAGTCCAGACTTTGAAGTTCCTTGCTTTCTCAAAGACTTCCACGCATCATTTCACGAGAAAGGGTCTTACAAAATGCGAGAAGACCACAGGTACAAGGTTCCCAAGGGTCAAAAGGAGAGAGTTCTTGTTGTTCTTGATGATGTTCGCAATCCAATGGACGCCGAAGCTTTTCTTGGAGGATTTGACTGTTTCGGTCCAGGAAGTGTGGTGATCATTACATCCCGAGATAAACAAGTTCTTTCCCAGTGTCAAGTCGAGGATATATACACGGTTCCAGGTTTGAACGAGAGAGAGGCTCTACAGCTCTTCATCAGGTCCGCCTTCCGAGGAAGACAGCCAAGTGAAATTAATCTTGTGGATCTGTCTAAGAAGGTTATTGAGGATGCTAATGGGAATCCTAAAGCTCTCTGTCTCTATGGAACGGAGCTGAAAAAGAAGAGAAAAGATCAAATGGAAGAAGCTTTTCAGAAGATCAAAGGATGTCCACACGTGGAGATTATGGATTTGTTCAAAAGCAGCTACGATGCACTCAGTGAAACCGAGAGAAATATATTCCTGGACATTGCTTGTTTCTTTAAAGGAGAACCACGCGACCACGTCATGCGAATACTTGAAGGGTGTGCTTTCTTTCCACACGTTGGAGTTAACCGTCTCGCCGAGCTGTCTTTATTGACGATATCAGAAACAGAAAGAGTGGAGATGCACAGTTTGGTTCAAGAAGTTGGCCGCGAAATCGCCAACCGCGAAACAAAACTGATTTCAAGGCGCCGTAGGCTCTGGGAACCTTCAAGCATCATCAATTTATTACTAGAAGACAAAGAATCCAAGGTACTACTCTGATCACATTCTGATGATAACTTGATTTTTTTTTTCTGTAATGCTAGTTTATTATTAGAAAAAAAGTAATTACACAACCAACAATTCTACGTGTCTGATAACTTGATTTGGTGTGGTTTTTGTCGTTGTTGAATTTATTAGGTTCACAAAATCATTGCTTGTAATTTCGGTTTTTCTGATTTTTCAGGGAAACGTTATAGAAGGGATTTTTCTTGACACAACAAACTTGAACGTTGTTGTTAATCCTATGGCGTTTGAGAATATGTATATTCTGAGGCTGTTGAAGATTTATAGTTCAAGCCCTGAAGCTGTTCAAGAACTTCATTTGCCTAACAAACTTCACTATCTCCCTTATGAGCTCAGGTTACTTCACTGGGAAAAGTATCCGTTGAAATCCTTGCCTCAGGAGTTTGATCCTAGCCATCTTGTTGAACTTAATATGCCTTATAGTCGGCTTAAGAATCTCTGGGGAGGAACCAAGGTAAGGCTAAACTCCTTTCTTCTTTATTTATTTCTCTGACATTTAACTGATTTGTTGATTTTTTTTTTTTTTTTTTTTTTTCAGAGTCTAGGGAAGTTGAAAGTAATAATTCTTAGCCACTCTCAGCAACTAGTTGAAGTTGATGAACTCTCGGAAGCTTGTGGTCTTGAGAAAATCGATCTTCAAGGTTGCAGTAGCTTGAAGAGCATCCCACACACTGATCAACTAAAGAATCTTCAACTTCTGAACATCTCTGGTTGTACAAGAATCAAACGTACAGAGGTTGAAAAGAAGATAAAGGGATTGGATCAAGAAGGCGGCTTAAAAGAAACCAAATCTGAATCAATGATGTTCTCCACTTTAGCAGTAAAGCTTGAACCCGGGGATAACACAGAGACTTATTGAGTAATTAGAAAAAGAAATCTACTATGTTGAAGAAGACCCTTGAGCTGTTCAAAACATTCAAGATACGTCTGAAAATAGATGAGACATTTTCATCTGAAACTAGTTGAAACGTTGTTCAATATTTTTTATCAGTAGATACTCTAGATAGTATCGCTTTGCTCTGTGTTTATCTACCTCTGTTTCTTTTTCTTTTTTTTTTTTTTTGAAGTGAGGACAATCTACTTTTACTTGACGAAAAAAAAAAACTATTATTAACTAACATCCTCATCAAAATAACATGTCAATGTTTCTTCTAACTGATTCTGAAGAAATACATTATGAAGGAGGATTTAAGGATCGATTTCAAAGGCATGAAGATAAACAATAATAAAGAAGCCAGTAAAGGTTTTCTCAAACAAATTTCGTACTACAAGAAGTCTCCACCAGTCGAACGTCTTCTTAAAGATGCAAAATCAATTTTCTTGAAGGAAAGGTTTCCAGAAAGTAAGACTATTCTTGTTGTTATCGATGATGTGAGAAATGCTAGAGATGCAGAAGCTTTAATTATCTCGTGGACATTTAATCATCTTAACCTCCAGAAACAGACATGTTCTTGTACAGTGTAAAGTCAAGGAAGTCCTGAAATTATCATAATATGAATCTTCTCAGTTGTCTTGTCTTTGAGTATTGACGTGTGAGTTAAGTCCTACTATATTTGAGAGGACCTATAAACTTAGATTGCTAAAGGCTCCACTGTTCTCTCTGGAATCCAATGCAATCTGAGAGACTGCTCTCGACTACAAACTCTGCCTAGTCATGATTCATTTAGAATCTCTCTGGATGCTCAAATTTTGAGGAAATCCAGGATTACCCACCAAATCTAAAAGATCTGTATCTAGCTGGAACTGCCATAAGAGAAATAACATCTTCTTTAGGGAAGCTCACTATACTTGACTTGTTACAGTACATTTGGAGAATTGTAACCAGCTTTCTTCAGCTGCCACTGGGGATAAGTAAGTTGAAAGCTATGCTCACACTTAAGCTGTCTGGCTGCTCAAAACTGAAGAGCCTTCCAAATCTTGATGCAACCATTCTAAGCGGCTCAGGACATCTTAATACAGAGACAACAATGGAAGTACCTGCGGCAATAATGGTACAGGCAATAATGGTACATCATTCCACTATTCAAGATTCAAGGCCGGGTGAATGTGAAACCCCCTTAATAAACTTGCAGCACAAACCAGAGAATCCTGATTTGTGTTTGAACAACACTACCATACAAGAAAGAGCCTGTAGTGGAATTTGTATATCCACAAAAATGGCTAGATTCTTCCGCGAAACGTGAACACCAGCTACTCTTTTTATCTTAAAAATATATTAAAACGTGCAGAAACTCACATTCTTACGCGTATCTGAATTAGTTTAGTCTTTCTGTAACAGAAACTGCATTCAGCATCTGAAGGTTTGAAATCTTTTGTGGCAAAAAGGTTCTTCTGTTGTGATACAGCTAACTTGTTCCTTGAGAAAGACATTCTTGGGATTTGCTATGTCGGTTGTAGTTTCTTTTGGGGATGATTACTACTAGGAATGCTGCTGGTTTTAGTATTTGGTCCACATGGTGGCTGATCCCGAAATATTTTTTACCGGTTGTCATAAATGAATTATTTATTAATTTTAAATATATTTAAATAATAATTATTAAAATTAAAATTTTTATTAAATATTGATTACATATAATATTGGATTGTCAAATTGTTAACTAAAAAAATACAAATCTTCTCGTTAAAAAAACAAAATCTTCAATTTGGGCTTAGAAACCCACGTAAATATATAAAAACAATAACTAAAGTGAACTGTCCAATATTTGGGTCCAAATAAAAATGTAGAAAACATATTGGGCTTTTGGCCTGTAACAAAAAGAAACAAATAAAATCAGAAAAGGGTGCAAACTAAAAGTGTCGAACTCGGGTTGCGGATTTAGGGGGTGTCAAAGAAAGAGATTTTTACCATCTGCGCTATGATAGATCTTTGTACATGGCTTACAAATAAACATTTTATTATTTAAGGAGTGTCAGCTGACACCCTTACTCTCCATGTAGGTCCGCCTCTGGTCCACATGGAAAATGAGAACGAAGAGTGGCCCCTCTCATTTAGTAGAGAGGGTCTTTCATTTTTAGTCTCCTAAAAAAGCTCCAAAGATTCGAAAATATTACATTTTTGTCTTCTTTGATGCAATAATTCCTTCTGATGCCAGAGACCCTTATATGTTTGTTGAACAAGTTGAATTTGAATTCCGTACTGTTAGCCATTACGAGGTTTTAGATGATAAATGTGAGGTAAGAAGACGTAAAGTCTATGTGATTACTGATACAAGTCTAGTTAAAAAGAGATTTTCACCTATGGAGAGAGAGGAAGATTCGGAAAGATTAAGAAAATTACATTTTCCTAGAAAAATATTTTAAAGATATAATTTTAAAAGGGAGAATTGGCGAAGTAACACTAATGGGAGAAGAATTGAGAAACTAACCAAAGGAAAATCTGACAGTGCGGATGTGACAAGTTAGAGCAGTTTTGGACCCTTTTCTCCTTTGGTAGCGCGTATGCGTGAGAGTAGCTCACACAGTTATTTGCATTCTGTCCATACTGACCCCTACAAATGTACACCTATTTACTCTGCTCAGTCAAATCGGTAACCTAACACTTACATCAGTAATTAATTGAACTACGTTTCCCGCTTAAAACTTTGTGTGGCTATTAACACAGATATTTTTCATTTAAGGCATATATTCTATTCTGCAAGTTCAGCATAGAAGAGTTTCAGAAACATGGCAGCAGATGCAGACAACGGAGCACTTAATACGGAAACAAATGAAGTTGAGGTAAATCGATAACTTTCACCATAGTTTGCATTAAATGGATCTGATGGGAATCGGGTAGGGTTGTATATGTTGGTGTGCTTATATAAGTGAGAATAGCTTAGATCTGGTGGGGATGGTTTTGAAGCTTTCTGTACTACTCCATACAATAATAATAGAAAAGTATGAATCTATAATTTATGGTGCAAGAAGCTGAGGATTAAAGGTGGCGAACGCTTCAACAGCATACCTCTCACCCGCAGTACGGATACAACCTTCAGTAATGTGTTCGCAGAGGTGAAGCTTCTTTGTTGCATGAAGCTCGAGCAAGATGGAGTCTCGTTGGTGAAATACAATATAAATGGACAACATAAGCGGGCGGTTGAGTAGCTAGGCAAGACTTAGAGTGTAGGCAAGACATTATATTTTATTAAACGGTGCTTGTATAGTTTCGTAACCAACTATATTGCATCATAAGAATCTATAAATCGAGAATCACGTTGTTGAACTACCATTCGAAACAAAGTCACATAGTTTGGAAAAACAGAAACATAGGTTACGAGTCCAAACGTACAAACTTAGAAGCGAGGAAGAAATAGTTTGTTGCTAAGATGGGAACAGAAATGGATCAACGGTAGGAACAAATACAGAACATAACATCCAAATAATTTATGGTGCAAGAAGCTGAGGATTAAAGGTGGCGAACGCTTCAACAGCATACCTCTCACCCGCAGTACGGATACAACCTTCAGTAATGTGTTCGCAGAGGTGAAGCTTCTTTGTTGCATGAAGCTCGAGCAAGATGGAGTCTCGTTGGTGAAATACAATATAAATGGACAACATAAGCGGGCGGTTGAGTAGCTAGGCAAGACTTAGAGTGTAGGCAAGACATTATATTTTATTAAACGGTGCTTGTATAGTTTCGTAACCAACTATATTGCATCATAAGAATCTATAAATCGAGAATCACGTTGTTGAACTACCATTCGAAACAAAGTCACATAGTTTGGAAAAACAGAAACATAGGTTACGAGTCCAAACGTACAAACTTAGAAGCGAGGAAGAAATAGTTTGTTGCTAAGATGGGAACAGAAATGGATCAACGGTAGGAACAAATACAGAACATAACATCCAAATAATTTATGGTGCAAGAAGCTGAGGATTAAAGGTGGCGAACGCTTCAACAGCATACCTCTCACCCGCAGTACGGATACAACCTTCAGTAATGTGTTCGCAGAGGTGAAGCTTCTTTGTTGCATGAAGCTCGAGCAAGATGGAGTCTCGTTGGTGAAATACAATATAAATGGACAACATAAGCGGGCGGTTGAGTAGCTAGGCAAGACTTAGAGTGTAGGCAAGACATTATATTTTATTAAACGGTGCTTGTATAGTTTCGTAACCAACTATATTGCATCATAAGAATCTATAAATCGAGAATCACGTTGTTGAACTACCATTCGAAACAAAGTCACATAGTTTGGAAAAACAGAAACATAGGTTACGAGTCCAAACGTACAAACTTAGAAGCGAGGAAGAAATAGTTTGTTGCTAAGATGGGAACAGAAATGGATCAACGGTAGGAACAAATACAGAACATAACATCCAAATAATTTATGGTGCAAGAAGCTGAGGATTAAAGGTGGCGAACGCTTCAACAGCATACCTCTCACCCGCAGTACGGATACAACCTTCAGTAATGTGTTCGCAGAGGTGAAGCTTCTTTGTTGCATGAAGCTCGAGCAAGATGACTGACGCAACACATGATAAGCCTAGGTAAAGGAGGAAGTCTGTTAGCATTCAATAAATTTGGCCTGTAAAAAGTGACTAATGCAAGGGACGATGGTTAAGCGCAAGCATGTACTATACTACTCAGATGGTCAAGAAAAATAGTATGGAATAAAATCTGTACCATATCAGATTATGGACTTCAACATAAAATGAAACATTCTATGAAAATACTAGCGGAAGGTAGTAGGACCTAACCTGTAATTTCACATAGGAGATTGATGTCCAAACGCTCAACTGGCATACATTCTGTTAGTACTCCGGGCCTTGGATGTGGTCCACCATAGTGTTTCACCAGTTCCGGAAATATTACTGAGATTGGGTGTAATGTGTTCTCAACATTGGTCTCAGAGACACAAGCAGTGTTGCAGTCAAGGACATGTATGCACCACTGCTTTAAATCAATGGAAACACCAACCCAATGCTGGCCATCAATTTGGAAAGGGCAATATAGAACATCGATGTCAACACACCACCTACGAATGCTCGGAAGGGAGACACCACTGACGGTTGTGAAATTGAAAGCTGAACTGCAACCTGGATTCTGGGCCTGTCTGAACTCCCGAATAAGTGACCGTAAGAACACAGAGGGCAAGAATTCAAACCGGTGGCTGCCCTCTACCAAGTTGCGGTGGCGGATGAAGCTGACAACCATGTCAGCAGCCTGTTATAAATAGGTATGTCAGTCTGGGAACATATAACCAAAGATAGAGATACGTTCAGGCGGGGGAACAAACCTCAAAGTGAAGGGGGCGAGTTCCATGAAAAACATCCTTGAACACCACATTTGATATTGTGGCACCTTCCCCACCGTTGCAGTCACTATAAGAGAAATAATTCCTGATGAATATGGGCTATTGATAATCTCGTATATTGAACATGATGTGAGACTTACAATTGTGTTGCAGTTACATTCTGAAACGCCGCAACACGAAAAGCATTGAGGCCAACAAATGGTGAAAACCCTGACAAAAGTGTTCCTATCGGGTCATGTGTCGACGCCTGCGGAAGCTCAGCGTCCATTTGAACAATTTTCTCGACGGTTTGTTCTGTTTCAGCAATATTGAGCTTAGTTTTTTTCCCTCCATCAACGGGTGGCGTATATCTGTTCGCCCTTTTTCGCAGGCGGGTGCTCTTGCGTGGTATCGCGGGCAAACAAGTTGCAACGTCATCACCGTCTCCCTTAAACAAAGGAAAATGGTAATGTGAGTTTGGGGGGAACTACAACAAATAGTTGATGTAAGAAAATAGTGGATCATACTAATCCAACAAATACTACACTATAAGCACCGCAAATTATAAAATACCAGTTAACAAACAAACTTACGTCAGTCTCTTCAAGGTGCGTGAGTATCTGATTGGATGCTTCGCCAGCATGCTCAGACGGAACATCCACAGTTGTAGAGGACAGTATATGTCCTGTAGTGCTCACCTTCATCTTACGACGCAGCTGCGCTAACGAAATGTCCTCATCGTCACTTGCACTCTATTCCAAAAAATGTATGTTATACCCCGTTTAGTATACTATACCACGCCCATCATATAGTATAGGACCGGTTTAATTAAAATTTACTGTCTGACTATTCAACACCAACCCTACCTGGTCTCCAAACTGAATGTCCTTGCTCGTTGATTGAAAGCTCTTTGAAAGAGCAGTCAATGGTGGTGCTTGCGGGGGTGCGGGGACATCACCGTCTCCAGTTCCTCCAACAGTACTATGTAAGGCGGGTTGAACGGAACATGTAGCAACAAACGGCAAAGGTGGGGAAGACGGCCCAACATTATGTTGATCCTGGTTAGACAAGTGCAAATAGGCGTAAACAAATGAAGTATTTAGCTTTATTTGATGCATTATAAAGATAGTAAAGTAATTTCAATGTGCCATATTGAATAGAACACCGAACTAACCATAATCATGTGATTGCGTCCTGGTTGTGTCCCACTGGCCAAACCTCCATCGACATGTTCTCCAAAGGTTGAACGGAGAGGGGGTGGTGACGTTTCTGGAATGGCCTCCATTCGGCTTGGAGGACACCGTTGTCCGTCTTCTTCCGGTTCTGTGGAGAAATGTGGAGACCAGGATCTGTCATCCTTCGTGTACCGCAGTAACAGGTCTTTCAGTTGTTTAATTTCTTCAGACAATGAATTCTTCACGCCAGATAAAACTGTGTCGAAATGGGATTTCAAACTCCCAACCACTTGCAGCACACGTGCCTCAACATCTTCTGATGGGGCACCAGTAGAACCAGAGTGACCAACATGCGACTCAGGGACGGCTGTGTGGTATGGGGAGAAACTGTCTGGTTGAAAGTTGCTTCCACGCGCGTTTTCATCAACTAAACCAACGTCGTCTCCTACTTCCTGCAATCTCTTTGCGTCTACTGCCTTCACACCCCCTGACCAACTGTTGTGCTCAAAAGGAAATTTGTTGTTGATGAGTGCAACCATGTGGGTTACCGTGACATCAGTAACTTCATCTCTAAACCCATCTATACTATGATTAGGACATAGAATAGACGTCACAGTTGCCTGCAGCATAACGAATACAAGATAAGTTTTAAACCGTAAAAATACAACTATTGAAGTTTTCAATTATTACTATACCTGGCCTTCAACTTCCAAGTTCCTACTCGTCACAACATTTATTTTCAAACTCCGAGAACACACTTCTTCAACGATGTCTTCAATCTGGACATCTTCCTCAAGCAATACCCTATCAGCAGGGGATTCACAGATAATCTGTGGGCAGCAGCAAACTGTTACCAACACAATGGCATGTGCAAACCCTTGTATTGCTATTGTGTCGCTTGCATACTGCGCAGGTGACCGTCCCTTAACACTTCTGATCGTTAAAATAAAGGATTCTCGACCCCATGGATATTTTAGAAACCCATCCAGATCGGCCAACATCTCAACCACCTCTGCACTAATGTTTGTTGACCCACTGGTAGGGCATAAAATCCCTTCAACCAACAGCAAAAGTGCTAACCTCAATCTAGTTTCGTCGTCTTTGTACTTCTCCCG
It encodes:
- the LOC106316823 gene encoding probable WRKY transcription factor 16, producing the protein MATSSSTVQHDVFIAFSSRDTRYSFVSHLSAAFRRSKISFFVGDAQEEAEAVAVTEAAIEGSKVFVVVFSENYAFSRLSLDTLVKIMERKHNDDVPVVPIFYGDVTSTVVKCQTKRFGEAFSEHRSLYSDQITKWQNCLIETASLSGHESICQPVESELVKEIVADVREKLIPTGLVGFYSRFVEIENLLWKQSKGYCRLGIWGMPGIGKTTIAQAAFDLLSPDFEVPCFLKDFHASFHEKGSYKMREDHRYKVPKGQKERVLVVLDDVRNPMDAEAFLGGFDCFGPGSVVIITSRDKQVLSQCQVEDIYTVPGLNEREALQLFIRSAFRGRQPSEINLVDLSKKVIEDANGNPKALCLYGTELKKKRKDQMEEAFQKIKGCPHVEIMDLFKSSYDALSETERNIFLDIACFFKGEPRDHVMRILEGCAFFPHVGVNRLAELSLLTISETERVEMHSLVQEVGREIANRETKLISRRRRLWEPSSIINLLLEDKESKGNVIEGIFLDTTNLNVVVNPMAFENMYILRLLKIYSSSPEAVQELHLPNKLHYLPYELRLLHWEKYPLKSLPQEFDPSHLVELNMPYSRLKNLWGGTKSLGKLKVIILSHSQQLVEVDELSEACGLEKIDLQGCSSLKSIPHTDQLKNLQLLNISGCTRIKRTEVEKKIKGLDQEGGLKETKSESMMFSTLAVKLEPGDNTETY
- the LOC106317998 gene encoding uncharacterized protein LOC106317998 — protein: MEAIPETSPPPLRSTFGEHVDGGLASGTQPGRNHMIMDQHNVGPSSPPLPFVATCSVQPALHSTVGGTGDGDVPAPPQAPPLTALSKSFQSTSKDIQFGDQSASDDEDISLAQLRRKMKVSTTGHILSSTTVDVPSEHAGEASNQILTHLEETDVSLFVNWYFIICGAYSVVFVGLV
- the LOC106314481 gene encoding uncharacterized protein LOC106314481; the protein is MEEIGLPERLFETGFEPTGRKRINNYFNLRWIQVIKDSLTYAQNEMLVETQFRQLLQMGHHTFSVMFGHQILSRQLVTAKEYELWWLLAGKPIRYGIGEFALVTGLNCNCPPPNSLTTGRVAHPKKKGKGKGKLVPCDGPVWKSLFGSDDKITPSDIIKRLAMREKYKDDETRLRLALLLLVEGILCPTSGSTNISAEVVEMLADLDGFLKYPWGRESFILTIRSVKGRSPAQYASDTIAIQGFAHAIVLVTVCCCPQIICESPADRVLLEEDVQIEDIVEEVCSRSLKINVVTSRNLEVEGQATVTSILCPNHSIDGFRDEVTDVTVTHMVALINNKFPFEHNSWSGGVKAVDAKRLQEVGDDVGLVDENARGSNFQPDSFSPYHTAVPESHVGHSGSTGAPSEDVEFYLA